In the Nitrospirota bacterium genome, GGTATCATCCCCATCGGCAGCCTGGTGATGTTGAACACGAGTGAGCTGGCCGTCGTGCTCAAGCCAGCCGTCGATAAAGCGAACGCCGAACGGCCGTTCGTCAAGGTCATTACCGATCCGCAGGGGGACCCCGTCGAGCACGGGCGGGAGATCGACCTCACCGAGAAAGATGAGATCGGAGATTTCCGCCACAATATTATTCGTTTGATCGACAACACGGAGTATAAGTTCGATACCAGCCGCTACTTCGTATAGCAGGATGTTGAAAAAGTCCGCCTGCCAGTAAACGGTAAATGGTGAACGAGGAAAGACTTTTCATTTCAGCGTTCCCCGCTCATCGTTCTGAGTTCGGCCCGTCACTCGCTACGGCCTTGTTGGACGAACTTTTTGAACATCCTGCCTCCGCCGATCTCTTGACAGCGCCTCCCCCCCCAGTTATTCTCGCAACCGTTCTATTGATCGCAGTTTTCACCAACAAGGAGCGCGCGTTATGCATACAACGGGAATTCTCTTGGGGCGGATCACCCTCCCCCTGGTCGCCGCAGGCATGTTGCTACTCGGATCTCTCCCTACAGCACAAGCCGCCGAGGCCTTTAAAATGGGCGTCGTCGATCCTCAGTCAGTTCTAGAGAAGTCAAAAGCGGGCAGAAAGGCCTTGGACGGGCTCAAGGAATATGTCTCCACCAGGCAGAAGTTGTTGTCACGGGATGAAGAAGATTTGCGCAACACCGAGAAGACGCTCAAGGAACAAATCGCGAAGCTCAGCGACGCTGAAAAGAAAGAGAAAGAGACCCAGTTCCGCGCAAAGATCCAGGACTATCAAAAACGTGCGCAGGAATTTAATCAGGAGTTACAGGGCAAGCAGAAAGAATTGGTCGATGACTATATGAAGAAAATTGCCTCGGCCACACAGACCGTGGCGGAAAAAGGCGGATTTTCTATCGTCGTCGATAAGGGCAGCGAACAAACGGTCAAGATCGTAATCTACAACAAGGACACCATCGACTTGACCGACCAGGTGATCAAAGAGTTCGATCGCACCAACAGCAAATAAACCCCTCGGCCAGCAGTGCGAGCAATGAGGATGGGACCTCGGCCTCTCTGAGGTCCCATCAATGCTCCATCGGATAACCCCCATCCCGCCAAGCTTTGATGCCCCCATCCATCGATACAACATTCGTGTAGCCCATCTGCTGAAGCACATCCGCGGCTAAGACAGACCGGTAGCCGCCCCCGCAATACAGCACAATAGCCTCATGTTTATTGGGAATGAGCGATTCGATATCGCGCTCGATAATTCCTTTTCCCAAATGCCGGGCGCCTGTTGCATGATCCTTCGCAAATTCGAGGTCCTCACGCACATCGAGAAAATGCAGCGCTTCACCCCGATCGAGCCTGGCCTTCGCCTGTTCGATCGTACATTCCTTCACTCGCCCTCGTGCCGCATCCACTAGCTTGAGAAAGCCTGGATTATGTTGCATCCTCACTCCCTTCCCTTCCCTGCCCTGCTAAAATAAGGCTGTTTGTTCGATCCCTGGCCTGCGAAAGGTCGTGGGAGCCGTGTCGTCGCTCAATGCCGGAAAGCCCGTTTTACGTTTGGCCACAGTAAACAATTGTTCGATCATCGCCCAATAGGGACCTGCGCCACGATGGCGTTCAAAGAAGGCCCCCTCACTCATTGCACCACCGCGCACCTCCCGAATTCGATTCATAATCTTGGCGATCCGATCGGGAAATGCCGCCGCCATACGCTCCAGGAACACCGGCTCGACAGGACCGGACAGACGCAATAACGTCGCCATCGCCTCCATCGCCCCAGCCTGCTTCGCTCGGGCCAACAGATCAGGGATATCCTCATCGTTGAGACCAGGAATGAGCGGAGACAGTGAGATGCCGGTGAGAATGCCGGCGTTCGCCAAAGTTGCCATCGCTTCAAAGCGTTTCCGGCTAGAAGGTGCATGAGGTTCGACCCTGCGCGCAACCTCATCGTCGGAAAACGGGATACTGAAATACACACGAACCGACGCGACCTCATGCAACCGACGCAGCAGATCCAAATCACGCAGCACCAGCACTCCTTTTGTAATGATCGCGACCGGATTCCGATACTCAGCACAGACCTCCAGACAGGCCCGCGTCAACTCCAATGACGCCTCCAAAGGTTGATAACAATCGGTGTTCCCCGAGAACAGAATCAATTCGCCCTTCCAGGAAGGTTTCTCGAACGTCCGGCGGAGCAAGGCCGCGGCCTCACGTTTGACAATAATCTTGAACTCGAAGTCCGTCCCGGCGCCGAATCCCCAATACTCATGTGTCGGCCTGGCATAGCAATAGGCGCACGCATGAAAACAACCACGATAGGGATTGAGACTCCATCGGAACGGCAAATCAGGACTGTCGTTCCGGCTGAGAATGTCACGGGTCGCATCCTCAAACATTTGCAGCGAGACATGGGACGCAGGCTCCAAGAGATCCCGGTGTTGTGAGTCAAATGGATTAGGGGGGTTCATCACCGTGCGCATCGGGGTATGGTCCTCGATTTCCCTACGCCTGTCAACGGGACGAGCCATGCCAGCCTGGACAGCCATCACGCTCCAATTGATTGACTACGCCCTACCCCGATGTTAGATTCCAGCGCTTTCAGGAACAGACGGCCATGTACGACCTACGCTATTTACGCGACAACTTAGACAGCACCAGGGAACAGCTCGGCCTCCGCGGAGCCGACGTCCCATGGGATAATCTGCGCACGCTGATCGAGCAACGCCGCGCCTTGACCACCCAAGTCG is a window encoding:
- a CDS encoding OmpH family outer membrane protein, giving the protein MHTTGILLGRITLPLVAAGMLLLGSLPTAQAAEAFKMGVVDPQSVLEKSKAGRKALDGLKEYVSTRQKLLSRDEEDLRNTEKTLKEQIAKLSDAEKKEKETQFRAKIQDYQKRAQEFNQELQGKQKELVDDYMKKIASATQTVAEKGGFSIVVDKGSEQTVKIVIYNKDTIDLTDQVIKEFDRTNSK
- a CDS encoding PA0069 family radical SAM protein — encoded protein: MAVQAGMARPVDRRREIEDHTPMRTVMNPPNPFDSQHRDLLEPASHVSLQMFEDATRDILSRNDSPDLPFRWSLNPYRGCFHACAYCYARPTHEYWGFGAGTDFEFKIIVKREAAALLRRTFEKPSWKGELILFSGNTDCYQPLEASLELTRACLEVCAEYRNPVAIITKGVLVLRDLDLLRRLHEVASVRVYFSIPFSDDEVARRVEPHAPSSRKRFEAMATLANAGILTGISLSPLIPGLNDEDIPDLLARAKQAGAMEAMATLLRLSGPVEPVFLERMAAAFPDRIAKIMNRIREVRGGAMSEGAFFERHRGAGPYWAMIEQLFTVAKRKTGFPALSDDTAPTTFRRPGIEQTALF
- a CDS encoding rhodanese-like domain-containing protein, which encodes MQHNPGFLKLVDAARGRVKECTIEQAKARLDRGEALHFLDVREDLEFAKDHATGARHLGKGIIERDIESLIPNKHEAIVLYCGGGYRSVLAADVLQQMGYTNVVSMDGGIKAWRDGGYPMEH